From one Solanum stenotomum isolate F172 chromosome 12, ASM1918654v1, whole genome shotgun sequence genomic stretch:
- the LOC125848127 gene encoding protein unc-13 homolog, whose product MYSSLVFTWMDGRYLYFRLYFFLAIGDDDLCQTAYEILLAAAGASGGLIVPSKDKKEKKSRLMKKLGRSKSENVMTQSQHLSGVVSLLEITRVQME is encoded by the exons ATGTATTCTTCTCTTGTTTTTACGTGGATGGATGGGAGATACTTATACTTCAGGCTGTATTTCTTCCTAGCTATTGGCGATGATGATCTCTGTCAAACAGCATATGAGATTCTTCTAGCTGCTGCTGGAGCTTCAGG GGGCCTCATTGTACCATCAAAGgacaaaaaggagaagaaatctAGATTGATGAAGAAGCTGGGCCGTAGTAAGAGTGAAAATGTAATGACCCAGTCACAACATTTATCTGGAGTGGTCAGTTTGTTGGAGATAACGCGTGTCCAGATGGAGTAG
- the LOC125848708 gene encoding U3 snoRNP-associated protein-like YAOH, translating to MKNLKKKKASAQNTQKGSKKRFSVESDPFFNDDNDLKRRKRFGDDEDIESSDDSEDIYGSDDEGVDRNERKDEEEEEEEEETAAEKRKRLAETFLHSMRESKRKEEEERESGEEYDREEREAMRDSWMVDMLQKEQMEGSGRSRKAIASRIQKPTKGFHILVKHRQSVTAVTLSDDDLKGFSSSKDGTIVSWDVDSGKTEKYAWPTDEALKSHGAKEPQGRATKHSKHVLALAVSSDGRYLASGGLDRHIHLWDARTRQHIKAFPGHKGPVSCLTFRQGSSELFSGSFDRSIKIWNVEDRAYVNTLFGHQSEVLTIDSLRKERVLTVGRDRTMHLWKVPEESQLIFRAPATSLECCCFINNDEFLSGSDDGSIEHWNVTRKKPVHIVKNAHASLQSVGIEQSNGALSNGHMENGTLNPQCHSSSALSWVSALTVCRNSDLAASGAGNGSVRLWTIENESKGIQPLFELPVAGFINSLVFSKSGQFLVAAVGQEPRLGRWGRIADVRNGVFVHPLNHS from the exons ATGAAGAacctgaaaaagaagaaagctTCAGCTCAAAACACCCAGAAGGGTAGTAAGAAGAGATTTTCAGTTGAAAGCGACCCATTTTTCAATGACGACAACGACTTGAAAAGGCGAAAgagatttggagatgatgaagaTATTGAGAGCAGTGATGATTCAGAGGACATTTATGGGTCTGATGATGAAGGAGTGGATAGGAATGAGAGGaaggatgaagaagaagaggaggaggaggaggagacgGCAGCTGAGAAGAGAAAGAGGCTGGCGGAGACATTTTTGCATAGTATGAGGGAGTCGAAGAGGaaggaagaggaagaaagaGAGAGTGGAGAGGAATATGATAGAGAGGAGAGGGAAGCAATGAGAGACTCATGGATGGTAGACATGTTGCAGAAGGAGCAGATGGAGGGCAGTGGTCGTTCCAGAAAAGCTATTGCTTCCAG GATTCAAAAGCCTACCAAGGGATTTCACATTTTAGTGAAACATCGACAGTCCGTAACTGCTGTGACTTTATCTGATGATGACTTGAAGGGATTTTCATCTTCTAAAGATGGTACTATTGTTAGCTGGGACGTGGACAGTGGAAAGACAGAAAAGTATGCATGGCCTACTGATGAAGCATTGAAGTCACATGGTGCAAAGGAGCCACAAGGTCGAGCAACAAAACATAGTAAGCATGTTTTAGCTTTGGCTGTCAGCTCTGATGGACGCTATTTGGCAAGTGGAGGCTTGGACCGTCACATTCATTTGTGGGATGCCCGAACACGGCAGCATATTAAG GCATTCCCTGGTCATAAGGGACCTGTTTCATGTTTGACATTCAGACAAGGATCTTCTGAACTGTTTTCAGGGTCGTTTGATCGATCCATCAAGATATGGAATGTGGAAGATAGAGCTTATGTAAATACTTTATTTGGTCATCAAAGTGAAGTTCTAACCATTGATTCTTTGAGGAAAGAAAGGGTTTTGACAGTTGGACGAGACCGAACCATGCACTTATGGAAG GTTCCGGAGGAATCTCAATTGATATTTCGTGCTCCAGCAACTTCCCTTGAATGCTGTTGTTTCATCAATAATGATGAGTTTCTATCTGGTTCTGATGATGGAAGTATTGAGCACTGGAACGTAACAAGGAAGAAGCCTGTCCACATTGTAAAAAATGCACATGCTTCATTGCAATCAGTGGGAATTGAACAGAGCAATGGGGCCCTATCAAATGGCCACATGG AAAATGGCACCCTTAATCCTCAGTGTCATTCCTCTTCAGCACTCTCTTGGGTTAGTGCGCTGACAGTCTGCAGAAATAGTGATCTTGCAGCATCAGGAGCTGGCAACGGGTCTGTTCGACTGTGGACAATTGAAAATGAATCAAAAGGCATCCAGCCATTGTTTGAGCTCCCAGTG GCTGGATTTATAAATTCCTtagttttttcaaaatcagGACAGTTCTTGGTTGCTGCAGTAGGGCAG GAACCTCGCCTAGGAAGGTGGGGACGTATTGCTGATGTTCGAAATGGAGTTTTTGTGCATCCTTTGAATCATTCGTGA
- the LOC125846250 gene encoding uncharacterized protein LOC125846250 — MAMFWRMAGLSTASPVETILDKENFALDELLDEDEIIQECKALNGRLINFLRERAQVEQLVRYIVEEAPEDAEKKRTFKFPFIACEIFTCEVDIILKALVENEELMNLLFSFLEPEHAHSTLLAGYFSKVVICLLLRKTSAFMNYVQTHQDIIKKLVDLIGITSIMEVLIRLIGTDEHLYSNFLDSMQWLEDADVLEMIVDKFSSSDCPEVHANAAETLCAITRYAPPGIAAKISSPSFIERLFRHALEDSRPKSVLVNSLSVCISLLDPKRLASGTYYMYGRQSMQCSGASANPETVEGMLGSLGNLLKLLDISSEDNVLPTTYGSLHPPLGKHRLKIIEFVSVLVNVSSEAAEKELIRLGAVKRILELFFEYPYNNFLHHHVETIIISCLESKNIQFVEHLLSDCNLLVKILEAEKNSTLAADPSKPTASVEGRSPPRIGNIGHATRIANKLVQLGNNNNGIQSRLQENSEWIDWQTNILQKRNAVENVFQWACGRPTSLHDRMRDSDDDDYQDRDYDVAALANNLSQAFRYGIYNNDELDEARGSLERDDEDVYFDDESAEVVISSLRLGDDQESGSLFTNSNWFAFEDDKEIHEQYTALVASPSPDTEETNVIRPSTDDDAAADEDDDLADTASSDRPEPKQSSDHPAPSSLSEDLHHATINETIKPPEWVEWRESSNTIATSNQTSDSAGVADVVGPPLPNGDVKKESEAPKDTIQSKEENAHIPPTNGCTSNVEKDSEGSSGDTSQPPETGGSQSASNASSCSMENPPAGTVGLSSGETEK, encoded by the exons ATGGCTATGTTTTGGCGTATGGCTGGCCTCTCCACTGCTTCTCCA GTGGAGACAATTTTGGATAAGGAAAATTTTGCACTGGATGAGCTCTTGGACGAGGATGAAATAATTCAAGAATGTAAAGCTCTTAATGGACGCCTTATTAATTT TCTGCGAGAAAGAGCTCAAGTTGAACAACTTGTCAGGTACATAGTGGAAGAGGCTCCAGAAGATGCTGAGAAGAAACGAACTTTTAA GTTTCCTTTTATTGCTTGTGAAATCTTTACATGCGAGGTGGACATAATTCTTAAAGCTTTGGTTGAGAATGAGgag CTAATGAACCTGCTATTCTCATTTTTGGAACCTGAGCACGCACATAGTACTCTGTTGGCTGGTTACTTCAGCAAG GTTGTCATATGCTTGTTGCTGCGGAAGACATCAGCATTTATGAACTATGTACAA ACTCATCAAGATATTATCAAGAAGTTGGTTGATCTCATTGGAATTACATCCATCATGGAG GTGTTAATCCGCCTAATTGGCACCGATGAACATTTGTATAGCAACTTCTTGGATTCCATGCAGTGGTTGGAAGATGCAGATGTGCTGGAGATGATCGTTGACAAGTTTAGCTCATCA GATTGCCCTGAAGTGCATGCTAATGCAGCAGAAACTTTGTGTGCCATTACTCGATATGCTCCTCCTGGGATAGCTGCCAAAATCTCCAGCCCTAG TTTCATTGAGAGGTTATTTCGTCATGCACTGGAGGACTCACGACCTAAATCCGTGTTGGTTAACTCGTTATCTGTGTGCATATCGTTATTAGACCCTAAGAGGCTAGCTTCAGGAACATATTACATGTACGGTCGCCAGTCAATGCAGTGCTCTGGAGCAAGTGCAAATCCTGAGACTGTGGAAGGGATGTTGGGAAGCTTAG GTAATTTACTGAAGCTTCTGGATATTTCATCAGAGGATAATGTCTTGCCAACAACATATGGGAGCTTACATCCACCTCTTGGGAAGCATCGTCTGAAG ATTATAGAGTTTGTTTCAGTCTTGGTGAATGTTAGCAGTGAAGCTGCTGAAAAGGAGTTGATTCGGCTTGGTGCTGTTAAACGCATCTTAGAATTGTTCTTTGA GTATCCATACAACAACTTTTTGCATCATCATGTTGAGACTATAATAATTTCGTGCCTGGAGAGTAAGAATATTCAATTTGTTGAACATCTTCTTAGTGACTGTAATCTTCTCGTGAAAATTCTCGAGGCGGAGAAAAACTCAACACTTGCTGCTGATCCATCCAAg CCAACGGCCTCTGTTGAGGGAAGATCCCCACCCAGGATTGGAAACATTGGGCATGCGACACGAATAGCTAACAAACTTGTTCAACTAGGGAACAACAATAATGGCATACAGTCGCGTCTGCAG GAGAATAGTGAATGGATTGATTGGCAGACAAATATTCTTCAAAAGCGGAATGCtgtggaaaatgttttccagtGGGCTTGTGG GAGACCCACATCACTGCATGACCGAATGAGGGACagtgatgatgatgattatcAAGATAGAGACTATGATGTTGCAGCTCTGGCAAATAATTTAAGCCAGGCCTTCCGCTATGGAATCTATAACAATGATGAACTTGATGAG GCTCGTGGTTCACTTGAGCGGGATGATGAG GAtgtctattttgatgatgagtCTGCTGAAGTTGTGATATCTTCACTACGTTTGGGTGACGATCAGGAAAG TGGATCACTTTTTACAAATTCCAACTGGTTTGCTTTCGAGGATGACAAAGAGATTCATGAACAGTACACTGCCTTGGTTGCTTCTCCCTCACCTGACACAGAAGAAACTAATGTTATTAGGCCTAGCACAGATGATGATGCAGCTGctgatgaagatgatgatttGGCAGACACTGCCTCATCTGATCGACCTGAGCCAAAACAAAGTTCAGATCATCCTGCACCCTCTAGTTTGTCTGAGGACTTGCATCATGCTACAATTAATGAAACCATTAAGCCTCCTGAATGGGTTGAATGGCGAGAAAGCTCTAATACAATTGCAACATCCAATCAAACCTCGGATTCAGCTGGCGTTGCTGATGTGGTCGGGCCTCCTTTACCTAATGGCGACGTCAAAAAGGAATCAGAAGCTCCAAAGGATACTATTCagtcaaaagaagaaaatgctCATATTCCACCCACTAATGGGTGCACCAGTAATGTGGAAAAAGATTCTGAAGGATCATCAGGTGATACTTCACAGCCTCCAGAAACAGGTGGGAGCCAAAGCGCTAGCAATGCTAGTTCTTGTAGTATGGAGAACCCCCCTGCTGGAACGGTGGGGTTATCTAGTGGAGAAACCGAGAAGTGA